The nucleotide sequence CTGCGGCGGACTTCCAGAAAAACGCCGGGCTCGTCGCGGACGGGGCGGTAGACGCGGCGTTGTTCAAGGTGCTCGGCACCTACGCCGATCAGAGCCTGGGTACCCATCCGCTGCCGGACAAGTACGGGGGCTACTTCGCCGACGACCTGTTCTCCGGGACCATCGTGGTGGACGCGGCGCACGGCGGGCGCGATGCCGGCTATCTGCCGCCGGACGGCGGCCCCTCGGAGGCGGACCTGAACCTGTCCATCGCAATGGAGCTGGCGCAGATACTCCCGGCGAAGGAGGTCCTGCTTACCCGCAGCGACGACGTCGAGGTGTCCAACTCGAATCGGGCGTATCTGGCCAATACCTCCGGAGCGAGCATGGTCATAAGCATCCATCATGCCTCCTACCACTCTCCCGGGGCAAACGGCACGGCCACCTTCTACTTCGACCGGCTCGGCTACCAGTCCCATCGGGGCCAGATGGCCGCGACCTACGTGCAACGGGGCGTGAGCCGGGCGCTAGAGACCACGGACCTCGGCGAGTTCGGGCGCTCCTACGAGATACTGCGCGAGACCAACATCCCGGCTCTGGTGATAGAGCCCCTGTATCTCACCAACCCGGACGACCTCGAGCTCGCCAGGGACGGCTACTATCCCGTCACGGTGGCCGAAGCCGTGGCCAAGTCTCTGAAACAGTACTCGGGCCGCGACGCGGGGTTTATAGCCGTATAGCCGCAGGCCCCCGTGAGCCCGCCGAGGGCCGGGAGTTTCTCCCGGCACATTCTTTCGCAGCCCGGATCATCCAAAACCGGCGATGTGGTGGTGGTGGTCAAAGCCGGGCTCCTCGTATAGAATGGGCCCTCAGTCGGGACGTAGCGCAGCCTGGTAGCGCGCCTCGTTCGGGACGAGGAAGTCGGAGGTTCAAATCCTCTCGTCCCGACTCCACAGTGGTCGGTAGTTATTTCCAGCCGTCGGCCCCCGTCGGCTCCCGCCGACGGTATTCTTGTCGGATAGTCCGGTAGTGCCAGGGTTTTGCTGATAGCCGAGCGCCGATAGCCAACGGTTACAGATCCGCCGCTTCGGCCTCCCGCATCAGGGACTCCCAGTCCTCGTATAATCCTTCCAGGGTTGTCTTGAGCTCGCGGTGCTCGGTGACGACCTTGCGCGAGCGTTCGGCGTCGGTGTAGGTCTCGGAGGTTGCCAGCTCTTTTTCGAGGCGGCTTATGCGGCGCTCGGTGGCGTCTATCTCGCCCTCCACCGCGACGAGCCGGGTGGCGACGACGTTCTGCTCGCGGCTCATGCCCGGGCGGACGCGGCGGCGGGGCTTCTTGCGGCCACCATCCTTGCCGGTCTCGTCCAGACGGCGGTGGGAACGGTAGTAGTCGTAGCCGCCGAGGTAGTTCGTGAGCCCCTTGTTCTCGAGCTCGACGACGCGGGTTGCGAGCTTGCGCAGGAAGTAGCGGTCGTGGGAGATAAAGAAGATGGTGCCGCCATAATTTACGAGGGCCTCTTCGAGTGCCTCGCGGGCCGGGATGTCGAGGTCGTTTGTCGGCTCGTCCAGCAGCAAGAGGTTCGAGTCGCTGGCCACGATCTCGGCTAGCGATAGCCGCCGTTTTTCGCCGCCCGAGAGTGCGCCGACCTTCTTGAAAACCTCCTCGCCGGAAAAGAGGAACGCCCCGAGGAGATCCCGCGCCCCGGCCCGGTCGAAGCCGGTCGTCGACATGGCCTCTTCGAGCACGGTCTTCTTGTCGTCCAGGCGCTCTAGCTGCTGGTCCTGGTATGCGGGGGTCACGTTGTGGCCGGTCTGTACCTGGCCCTCCTCCGGTACGAGCTCGCCAGTTGCGAGGCGCATCAGGGTGCTCTTGCCGGTTCCATTCGGCCCGAGCATGGCGACCCGCTCACCACGCTCGACCACGAGGCCGAGGTTCGACAGCAGACGGCCGCCTTCTCCGGCCTCTCCGCCGGAGCCGTTTTTCGGGCTATCGTAGCCGTAGCCGACGCCGGATAGCTCTAGCACGACCCGCCCGGCCCGGCGCTGCTCGCCGAGGTCGAGGCGCATGTTCTTGGAGTTTTTGCCGTTTTTGGGGGCCTCGACCTTTTCCATGCGGTCGAGCATCTTCTGCTTGTTCTTTGCCTGGCTGGACTTGCGGGCCTTGGCGCGGTTCTTCTCCACGAACCGCTCTAGCTGGGCCCGGCGCTCGGCGTTCGCCTTGGCCTTGCGGGCGAGCCGCTCGTCGGCGGCCTTCTTCTGCTCCACGTAGCTGGTGTAGCCGCCCGTGTAGCGGTTTACCTGGCCGTCTTCGAGCTCCAGGGTCGCGTCCGAGACGGAGTCCAAAAAGTAGCGGTCGTGGCTGACGACGAGCACGGCGCTCTTCGAGGACTTTATGAACTCCTCGAGCCACTCGATGGCGCGGAGGTCGAGGTGGTTAGTGGGCTCGTCGAGGAGGACGAGATCCGGCTCCTCCAGTAGCAGCCGCGCCAGCGCGACCCGGCTCTGCTCGCCGCCGGAGAAGGACCCGACGGGCCGCTTCCACTGGTCGGGGTCGAAGCCCAGCGAGGTGAGCGTGGAGGCTGCGCGGGCGCGGTACTCGTAGCCTCCGTCGCGCTCGAACTCGGACTGCAGGCGGCCGTAGCGCTCCATCTCCTTTCCGGAGGAGCCTTCGCCGAGGCTCGCCGCCAGCTCTTCGAGTTCCTTCTCCCGGCGCATCATGCCCGAGAAAGCGCCGAAGATCTCATCCTCCACAGAGACCTCGCCGCGCGGCCCGGCGTACAGGCTCTGGCTGGTCAGCGCCACCCTGGAGCCGCCGGGGCTGTCTATGGAGCCGCCGTCGGGCTCTTCCTGGCCGGCGAGCAGGCGCAAGAGGCTCGTCTTGCCGACGCCGTTGCGCCCGACCATGCCGAGCTTCTCCCCGGCCTCGACGGAGAAGGTCGCGCCGGAGAGAACCTTGAGGTCGCCGCCGTGGTACTTGACCAGCTCGCTCGCTATGAGAACCTTCATGCCGAAGACACCGGCAAAACCAGAAAGACCAGAAAAATCAGAAAAACCAAATAAACTTCCACATCCGAGAGACTACACGTACCATTACACACCCATTGATTTCTACCGCGCCGTCAAGCCCGGATTACCCCGGGGCGGGGGCGAC is from Rubrobacter aplysinae and encodes:
- a CDS encoding ABC-F family ATP-binding cassette domain-containing protein, with the translated sequence MKVLIASELVKYHGGDLKVLSGATFSVEAGEKLGMVGRNGVGKTSLLRLLAGQEEPDGGSIDSPGGSRVALTSQSLYAGPRGEVSVEDEIFGAFSGMMRREKELEELAASLGEGSSGKEMERYGRLQSEFERDGGYEYRARAASTLTSLGFDPDQWKRPVGSFSGGEQSRVALARLLLEEPDLVLLDEPTNHLDLRAIEWLEEFIKSSKSAVLVVSHDRYFLDSVSDATLELEDGQVNRYTGGYTSYVEQKKAADERLARKAKANAERRAQLERFVEKNRAKARKSSQAKNKQKMLDRMEKVEAPKNGKNSKNMRLDLGEQRRAGRVVLELSGVGYGYDSPKNGSGGEAGEGGRLLSNLGLVVERGERVAMLGPNGTGKSTLMRLATGELVPEEGQVQTGHNVTPAYQDQQLERLDDKKTVLEEAMSTTGFDRAGARDLLGAFLFSGEEVFKKVGALSGGEKRRLSLAEIVASDSNLLLLDEPTNDLDIPAREALEEALVNYGGTIFFISHDRYFLRKLATRVVELENKGLTNYLGGYDYYRSHRRLDETGKDGGRKKPRRRVRPGMSREQNVVATRLVAVEGEIDATERRISRLEKELATSETYTDAERSRKVVTEHRELKTTLEGLYEDWESLMREAEAADL
- a CDS encoding N-acetylmuramoyl-L-alanine amidase is translated as MDSQNPQNRQSRQNHRSHETHQRSPGANARYLAPGDRGREVVDLQTRLHSAGFELGSRGIDGVFDADTRRAVKAFQQSVGVLADGLVGPVTWWELVESGFRPGGRLLYLRQPPFRGADVMQLQRMLNDLGFDPGAVNGLFDARTARAAADFQKNAGLVADGAVDAALFKVLGTYADQSLGTHPLPDKYGGYFADDLFSGTIVVDAAHGGRDAGYLPPDGGPSEADLNLSIAMELAQILPAKEVLLTRSDDVEVSNSNRAYLANTSGASMVISIHHASYHSPGANGTATFYFDRLGYQSHRGQMAATYVQRGVSRALETTDLGEFGRSYEILRETNIPALVIEPLYLTNPDDLELARDGYYPVTVAEAVAKSLKQYSGRDAGFIAV